A window of Colletes latitarsis isolate SP2378_abdomen chromosome 11, iyColLati1, whole genome shotgun sequence genomic DNA:
atgcgcaagatttcgggggtatgtataataaccaaaaatgattgtaattgacccccacagctaacaatatttttttcagaacgatttgaaatattttaattttgtcgaaaaatttaggcatctgattagattttcggtaaggaatttttttctcgaaaatgcgtaggatttcgggggtatgtgtaataaccaaaaatgattgtaattgacccccacagctaataatatttttttcagaacgatttgaaatattttaattttctcgaaaaatttcacttctcgaatttttttctcgaaaatgcgtaggatttcgggggtatgtataataaccaaaaatgattgtaattgacccccacagctaataatatttttttcagaacgatttgaaatattttaattttgtcgaaaaatttaggcatctgattagattttcggtaaggaatttttttcttgaaaatgcgtaggatttcgggggtatgtgtaataaccaaaaatgattgtaattgacccccacagctaacaatatttttttcagaacgatttgaaatattttaattttgtcgaaaaattacacaccttctcgaattttgttctcgaaagtgcgtaggaattcgagggtatgtgtaatgaacaaaaataattgtaattgacccctgcaaccgaaaataatttttccagaacgatttgaaactttttaatttaattgttaataactttttaatgaagcctcagtcaaggaattgatattctttattttcgtcttattttggcccctaaaatctcccattaaaaacaccctgtattttaaaACCTACCTTGGATCCGTCCCTGTCGAGTCCCATCTCTATTTCCCGCGAGAGAAATCGCGGAATGTTGGAAGAGCGCGAGAAAAAGAAGAGCTGGAAGAAAAGAACGAACGGCGCAAATAATCATCGTACAATTTCCCCGGGGGCGTCAACAACAAgagaatttaacaaaatacatatcggatctTGGATATTCCGGGCTTGTATCTTTCGGCTCTCGCGAATAATACACGCGCGTATATACCGTGCGTATATACAAAACGTATGCGTACCCCTATACATATTATATTTCCTCTTTCAAGTTGTACGTTTATTTTACACATAAAATCGATCTGATCGTCGAATAAAAGAAATCGTATTCGTTTAACAGCGGTAGTTAATGTACACACAGCTTGAACAGGCATCGGTCGTGATCGCACGCTACGCACAGTAATTTGCGTCGGGGGTAGTTTACCTACGGAATAGTTTATTGGTTCTCGTCGTCGCGGGGGTAACAGCAAGTATAAATATCTCTCTCAGGCATCCAGAGAAACAGCAATCCGCCACGCACTTTTTCATCGTCGAGAATAATGCGCGAACGGTGAAAAAACCGTTTGTCGCTTCCCGGTAAATGCGAGGGGGGCGCTGCGCGACCAACGCGAGTTCGAAAATATACAACATACACAGTCCGGGATGAAAAGAAGTTAGCACGCTAAACAACATCTGAAAGACACAGAAATTCGTGATCCGTGACGTAACGCATTTAACCGACGCGATACACGGCAAACCACTTCGCACGCGGATCCACCCGTAAAAACgatttaaggaggtattgctgtctagactgtcaatttcacggccctttttgtgattttttttttttaacgatagatgGGCTGTTTTGTaccgagactttgtagatatatttattcatcttctaagcatgtacaatatttttttcatggaaaaatattaaaaatcgtgggaattataacttcttatttaatggctcttttggaaaaggtgctccaatggcttccaggagggggttaaagtatcttcacaaggaaggttgtagttatagcaggaaccagggagaagtcaaaatcctgataaataaagaaatggcgacgcttcagtttcgaatttctattcgttaatcgttctcttgtctttagcgtatcaaaaataactcaatatttttttaaatctctagttccagctatagaaGGCGTGTttgttgaatattctctccaaatttgaagtcaatcggtttgctagatcttgaagtatcatgtaagccagtttaaatacgttcttttaaacaagaagctataactctcgcagtttttaatattttttgatgaaaaaaatactgtacatacttataagacaaataaatatatctgcaaaatgtcactacaaaacaacctccctgtcgttaaaaaaaaaatcacaaaaaaatacCGAATGACAGCCtaaacagcaatactcccttaaacgCCGTCGTcgagaaacttttttttgattgACCGCTTAAAAATACAATCCATACTGACCTTCTTTCGCATCAAATCGTTCGAGAAATAGAGTACTGGGCGATACGATGACAATAGCAAATAGAATAAtcagaataataataattatgataATAATACTAccgataattataataataataataataataacgataaaaCATCTTATTCGTTTTCTCTTTTTGTTTTTCTATACAAGTGCACAAATATTTACAGAATCAATATAACGACGGACGCGAAGGTGCCGTTGAGCGTGTTTCTCGTACATCTCTCTCTATAGTATCGCGAGCCTTTCCCTCCCGACGAAGAAAAGGAATTCGACTCCGCTCTGGACAATTTTCCAGACGCTAATTTGGCACATCTCAGTTTCACCGTgtcacttttttttttcaatacttGGCACAACAGTCACGCGTAAGTTAAACCTCGTTCGAACGCTCGACTAAAATATCTTTTCTCTCGCGTTTCGTTCTTCTAGGTGAATTCACGACACCGAAATTAAGCTACTTCTCGACGCGAGTCTCGTCATCGAACCGTATCGACCCGAGCCACCTTCACTCGCTTGATTCTCGCGTGTCTCTACAATTTTCTGCGACCAGGAAACCACTTGCTCCAAGAACCTAACCTAACCTGCGCTGCCGGACGTACCCGGCTTCTTTCGCGACTGCGCGTCGCCATTGCGACTCAGTGTTTCTCCTTGTCCCGCAATTGGAAAACAACGAAGAAAAGAGACGAGAACGTCGGTCTCGTCCGTCTTCGTTGCTTTTCGTTAGAAAACAAGGAAAACCATAGGATCGAAACGGCGACGTGTCGCTCGTGTGTATCCAGCGTATAAAAATCTAGCGGGGTCCCGAGCAAAAGTTTATTCGAATAACGGACGACGAATGAAATCAAGCGTCGTACAAATTCTAGCAAAGGCATGGAAACTAACACGTTGTTGGCTGCTACGGTGCTCACTgatgatcgatattttaaactTTAAACTAACGGAAGACACTTAATGTTCGTAAAACTGTCGATAACGATACTGTCATTGAGAATGCTGTAAAATGATAAAAGAAACGGAAACAGGGCCATGCGACACTGGTTCTCCGTTTACCTTGAAAAACACCCTTGTGGGATTATTGCTAGTAAAGAATCGGAAACCCAACGACCGGAAGGAAATCGTCTTGTTGGTAAAAAGAAATTGAGAATGCGGAGGTTTAAGTTCTTCGAGAAGTTCGTTCGCGCTGAATCGCGCGTGAGCCTAAGTCTATCGCGTTAACGGACGTCTACGGGAAGGTTGAAGGTACGGATTCTCTTCACTAAACAAATACGAGTCCCTACGGCGAACGATGAAAGGTTAATGGTGTTCCGTTTTCGCACGAATCACGGAAATACGAGGGAAACGCGATCACGTTAAAATCTCGTTAACAATTTGGCCAAATCCGGGTGAAATGTTCTGAATCAACCCTAGAAAGACTGGATCGTGGATGATCAAGGTCGCGAGGGGAGAGGGACTTCTCAAGTCCACCTAGATTATCCATCGTTATTTATCGGAAACAAATATTTTACGAACAATAGTGGACACGGggaattttattctttttttattaatacgaaGAAAAAAGaacatattaatttttttttttgcgtagATTTtgcttcgttaataattcacgaGGCACTCGACATGTGAAAAATTGTGACGTATAAAAGTTTCATGGTTTTAAAGTGGTAATTAGGTGGGCACGTGTTTCTGTGAAGGCGTTTCAGATATTTGAAAGTTATGTATGTACATATTTTGTAAAAagacattgtattttgttaTTCCAAAATCGACCAGAAACGTTAAATAGCATTGCTTATCGAACGATTGCTAAATACTTGTGTCAATAATAATATTGTGAAATTTATACGAGGGGATAGCATAGTTTGGAGATATCCTGATGGGATCAACGGATCCCTCTCTCCTCCACTCTGTTGGTCTTTCTAGGGTTAAAATACAAGAGCAGCAAGTTCGGTGAGTGTATACGCGCGCGGGTGTGTGTGAAAATGCTCCTGCTGACTGAGATTATCGCGGTGCAGTATCCTTCGCGGCTCGGCTTAAAGTTGCGTGTTCACGTGATAGTAAATAGAGGTCTCTCAAATACACGAGAATCACAAACCAAATTTTTTCGATCAGTGTCGCGACTTGTCCGGCCATTTGCATCCCCGAATTCGTGTAAAGAACCGCGTAAGAGACAGCAGCAGAAAAAAAAGAATGCCCCACTTTCGTAACTCTAAAACATCACACGAACACGCGCTTTGATCCTGGAGAAGGCCTGGTGAGTTCTGAAAGAAGGCGGGCGAGATCCTTTTCGAGGTTCACGCATCTTTGGGTAAACTTTAGCGTCTTAGACGGAAAATGGTACCGACCTTTCCTCGCGGCTTGCTCGCTGTACAAATGAACGCGGATATTAAGTCCCGAGCAGGAAAGAACGCGAGGAACTCAGGATTCGACCTTTTTGCTGGTCGACGACGATCCTGGTCGGTTTCCCGAGGAACACACAGGAGTACGGGACGAGTTTCGCGAACGCTCCAACGATCGCCGTGTCCCGACGATCCCCGTAGGACCTCCGGTGGCACCGACGATCGCAACACGGAAGACTGCACACCAAGCCAGTCTGGCACATGGAATACGACAGCCTGGCAAGGAGTTTCGATGCGCGCGTGTACGAAACGTAATAACAGGCACCACAGATAGAACCAATCCTTGCAATCGTTCGGGTCAGACTTATTATGGCTGCTTCTCGTTACGATTTACTGTATTAGCCAGGACGCTGGCACCCATTGGGGCTCCCTTTCGAGCGAGTTGATCTCTGTCAGCAGCTGATTATACGCGCGATCCGTGTCGGTGTTTATGATAATCATGTCGAACAGGTGACCGTACTTGTCCTCCATCTCTCTCGCCTTCTCTATTATGTCCTTTAACTCCTCCTCCTTGAAGCTCTCGTTGTTCTTGATCCTCTTTTGCCGCAACTTCTCTAAGCTGGGCGGCGCGACGAATACCACGTACGGTTTCAAGTCCGAGTTTCGGAGGATTTTCAAGCTTTGCGGGTGCAGGTTCAGAACACAAATCTTCCCCGAGTTCACGACGGTCCGTATGGCCTCTACCGACGTCCCGTAGTAAGCCTTCTCGTACTCGCCGTGCTCTACGAACTTTCTACAGAGAATATCCGACTCGAACTGAGAACGGGAGATGAAGTGGTAGTCCTGTCCGTCGACTTCGGAGTCCTTTCTGGTACGACTCGTGTCTGCGAACAAACACGTTCTATGGTTCATTTCTCGCGGACTCAACTATTCGTTCACATACAGCAGCGAACGAAAGTTTAAAACGACTATCTTTTTCATAGATAATccaacaatattatagaggattttAAAATATGTGCAATCGATGTTccataaatctagcgttaaagaTCAAAAGAGTAACAGAGCTTACGAGGAATGGCCGCCGCAAAACGCTCGCTATCTTGCATTAGTCTCTGTCTCAGCTCGTGTCGTCCGATATTTGGCGGTCCGATCAGAACGATCGGTCTCTTGTGATCCGCCCTCGGGTAGTACAAAGCGACTTCCTCGTACGTCAGCACCTCCTCACTGTCGTAATCTATAACAGAGAAACATTAGATTGGCAAACGACAGTTTATTGCGTTCAGCCGAATGATATATACCATCGATGGCAGTTGTCGCGTAATGAGGATAGCCGTCGTCGTTGTAATTCGCCCCGAACTTGTTCCGTTTCTTCTTTTTCGGATTCTTCCTGGCGCACAACAGCGTGCTGGACTTCTTGGAACCGCGTACGGTCGACTTGTCGCCggcaatggtctgtttcatcgACTCCCGTCTAAGCAAAGCGTCGCAGAAAGGTAAATGTCGGAGACCAATGCCGATTAGAGATCACTGCTTTCAAGTgcagttgaatgatttatacacTTACTGATGCTGGAAGGCTTTGCTAGGTATCAGGCCAGCTAGAGTTTGATCCTCTTCGCCCTCCCGATACGCCTGCCACCAATTCGGATCCTCCTGAGAGATAACATGCAACAGGTCGCCCTTCTGGAAACCGACTCCCAGTTCTCGACAAGGAATATATGGATCTTCCTCGGGATCATAGTCGAAGTGCGCTCGTATGTGTTGTATCTGCCGAAAAGGACTTCGTTGAAAaccatttttctctttgtaataGAAAAATATCGAAAGCAACACCGTGTGAATATGATTCTCCTTCAAAAACACTTCTGTATCTAACTTCTGTACCTGATTAGTATCTTCTCTTCTATTCGACAAGTTGTTCCTGTGACTCGTGGGGGCTGGAAGCACGAGGAAGGTTAGACTACCCTGCATGCCAGCCAGAATGTCGCAGACCTCGTTTACGCTTTTCCCGCGCATTTCCACACCGTTCACTTCGAGGACTTCGTCACCTTCGTGGAGAAGCCCAGACTTGTCCGCTGCGCCGCCGCGCACGACTCGACCTGAGAAAATAACCGAACTTACGAATAACAAATTTGTTTCTTCATAATGTTGTTAAGTATTTGTTGCGTCCATGGCAAAAGAAAACTGGTCTTTATAGTTATTACGATTTAGTGGGTTCGTTCTATTCGTCGAAGGTGTACCTATAATGACGGCGTCACCCTCGTTTCTAACGGTAGCACCTAGAGGTTCGTTTGTCTTCTCGATTCTGATGATTTTGATGTTGTCAACGGCTCGAGTGCCTCTCCAGCTGGCTGTCGGGCTGGGAGGTCCGCTCGGCGACGAGGACGAGGGGCTCTGTTTCCTCTGCAGTCCCTCGACGTACGAAACGATCGAGTCGTGAGAGAGAAGAAGAGCCTCCATGTCGTAGCCAGTCAGAATCCTTGTCAGTTCCTCCACGGCGGCCATAGTTTCCGCTCCGCCGACACCTGTTGCCGTCGACGAGGATTGCCATTTTTCCAAGATGTCCACGCACTGAAACATCGATCGTTGAACCTTTACTTAAACGTTCTTCTATTCGACGCTCTTCTTTCTCAAGTTCACGCATCTTATGCCCGTGTCGGTGACAACCTGAGAGACATACTCTTTCGTTCGTTACGTACATCTCGGGCCAAAGTGGAGGCGTCTTCAGCGTGGTGTTTTAGCACCTTGCTGGATCTCAACCTGTTCTTCAATGCATGGTGAGTGGCCAGGGCTGACGCGAATCTGCTTTGCACCAAAAGTGTCCGCACCGCCTCGAGTTCCGCTTCCACGCCGGGACCAGAGATCCCCAGGGCACCGGAAATATTGCGCAGCTGAAGTTGTAGCCTTTCCAACGTTGCAACGACCTCTCCGTATGCTGAAACATGCAATTCTTGAAACATTTCACCCACAAGCCAACATCGATCTTTcgagggagggggaggggagtAAAACCATGTAGTTCAACTCGTAACTATAATAAATGAAACAAAGAAAAA
This region includes:
- the LOC143348065 gene encoding protein PALS1 isoform X1 is translated as MVDLGGYIIILINHNDKIKLYGSPADNADTLEVADEILQVNGSTLENASQSEVIQYIYQCIESRTICLRVRRRSGNKKAELDGFKAGRVREAWVIAVERRAKERLQRLASHWRIQPRDIEAILHQEINESVASTSGYSANKNVTGNQITVTLADKEPNSNAFTAKLSNGTIPKGIGKDTKDAREGKDALDKPQTCLEETNLLTPVQGGRVGERRASSPFQNGQTEVLIGEPEGGPRSPRSSTSSAVNDGNFANQPDERDDQQPICRSRIRSASGVPDIHSQQQQHQHQQHHHHQQHHQLQENNNAKKPQEGLGPDEMWAPGGLGPHRELPVDVPDTLLQKAYPNKAGLNGVKPAIPPRDQKRAPARPPKDNLRLSTQNNNVETTDNANAEPTQQQLHSIRKYQEQLRKRKDEEERQEILNRSLRGSTKLQALESHATSLAGQENPAYSQDEVTTVGRSTHVAVNATQEVEEPPRPLTYGEVVATLERLQLQLRNISGALGISGPGVEAELEAVRTLLVQSRFASALATHHALKNRLRSSKVLKHHAEDASTLARDCVDILEKWQSSSTATGVGGAETMAAVEELTRILTGYDMEALLLSHDSIVSYVEGLQRKQSPSSSSPSGPPSPTASWRGTRAVDNIKIIRIEKTNEPLGATVRNEGDAVIIGRVVRGGAADKSGLLHEGDEVLEVNGVEMRGKSVNEVCDILAGMQGSLTFLVLPAPTSHRNNLSNRREDTNQIQHIRAHFDYDPEEDPYIPCRELGVGFQKGDLLHVISQEDPNWWQAYREGEEDQTLAGLIPSKAFQHQRESMKQTIAGDKSTVRGSKKSSTLLCARKNPKKKKRNKFGANYNDDGYPHYATTAIDDYDSEEVLTYEEVALYYPRADHKRPIVLIGPPNIGRHELRQRLMQDSERFAAAIPHTSRTRKDSEVDGQDYHFISRSQFESDILCRKFVEHGEYEKAYYGTSVEAIRTVVNSGKICVLNLHPQSLKILRNSDLKPYVVFVAPPSLEKLRQKRIKNNESFKEEELKDIIEKAREMEDKYGHLFDMIIINTDTDRAYNQLLTEINSLEREPQWVPASWLIQ
- the LOC143348065 gene encoding protein PALS1 isoform X2; the protein is MVDLGGYIIILINHNDKIKLYGSPADNADTLEVADEILQVNGSTLENASQSEVIQYIYQCIESRTICLRVRRRSGNKKELDGFKAGRVREAWVIAVERRAKERLQRLASHWRIQPRDIEAILHQEINESVASTSGYSANKNVTGNQITVTLADKEPNSNAFTAKLSNGTIPKGIGKDTKDAREGKDALDKPQTCLEETNLLTPVQGGRVGERRASSPFQNGQTEVLIGEPEGGPRSPRSSTSSAVNDGNFANQPDERDDQQPICRSRIRSASGVPDIHSQQQQHQHQQHHHHQQHHQLQENNNAKKPQEGLGPDEMWAPGGLGPHRELPVDVPDTLLQKAYPNKAGLNGVKPAIPPRDQKRAPARPPKDNLRLSTQNNNVETTDNANAEPTQQQLHSIRKYQEQLRKRKDEEERQEILNRSLRGSTKLQALESHATSLAGQENPAYSQDEVTTVGRSTHVAVNATQEVEEPPRPLTYGEVVATLERLQLQLRNISGALGISGPGVEAELEAVRTLLVQSRFASALATHHALKNRLRSSKVLKHHAEDASTLARDCVDILEKWQSSSTATGVGGAETMAAVEELTRILTGYDMEALLLSHDSIVSYVEGLQRKQSPSSSSPSGPPSPTASWRGTRAVDNIKIIRIEKTNEPLGATVRNEGDAVIIGRVVRGGAADKSGLLHEGDEVLEVNGVEMRGKSVNEVCDILAGMQGSLTFLVLPAPTSHRNNLSNRREDTNQIQHIRAHFDYDPEEDPYIPCRELGVGFQKGDLLHVISQEDPNWWQAYREGEEDQTLAGLIPSKAFQHQRESMKQTIAGDKSTVRGSKKSSTLLCARKNPKKKKRNKFGANYNDDGYPHYATTAIDDYDSEEVLTYEEVALYYPRADHKRPIVLIGPPNIGRHELRQRLMQDSERFAAAIPHTSRTRKDSEVDGQDYHFISRSQFESDILCRKFVEHGEYEKAYYGTSVEAIRTVVNSGKICVLNLHPQSLKILRNSDLKPYVVFVAPPSLEKLRQKRIKNNESFKEEELKDIIEKAREMEDKYGHLFDMIIINTDTDRAYNQLLTEINSLEREPQWVPASWLIQ
- the LOC143348065 gene encoding protein PALS1 isoform X3, translated to MVDLGGYIIILINHNDKIKLYGSPADNADTLEVADEILQVNGSTLENASQSEVIQYIYQCIESRTICLRVRRRSGNKKAELDGFKAGRVREAWVIAVERRAKERLQRLASHWRIQPRDIEAILHQEINESVASTSGYSANKNVTGNQITVTLADKEPNSNAFTAKLSNGTIPKGIGKDTKDAREGKDALDKPQTCLEETNLLTPVQGGRVGERRASSPFQNGQTEVLIGEPEGGPRSPRSSTSSAVNDGNFANQPDERDDQQPICRSRIRSASGVPDIHSQQQQHQHQQHHHHQQHHQLQENNNAKKPQEGLGPDEMWAPGGLGPHRELPVDVPDTLLQKAYPNKEQLRKRKDEEERQEILNRSLRGSTKLQALESHATSLAGQENPAYSQDEVTTVGRSTHVAVNATQEVEEPPRPLTYGEVVATLERLQLQLRNISGALGISGPGVEAELEAVRTLLVQSRFASALATHHALKNRLRSSKVLKHHAEDASTLARDCVDILEKWQSSSTATGVGGAETMAAVEELTRILTGYDMEALLLSHDSIVSYVEGLQRKQSPSSSSPSGPPSPTASWRGTRAVDNIKIIRIEKTNEPLGATVRNEGDAVIIGRVVRGGAADKSGLLHEGDEVLEVNGVEMRGKSVNEVCDILAGMQGSLTFLVLPAPTSHRNNLSNRREDTNQIQHIRAHFDYDPEEDPYIPCRELGVGFQKGDLLHVISQEDPNWWQAYREGEEDQTLAGLIPSKAFQHQRESMKQTIAGDKSTVRGSKKSSTLLCARKNPKKKKRNKFGANYNDDGYPHYATTAIDDYDSEEVLTYEEVALYYPRADHKRPIVLIGPPNIGRHELRQRLMQDSERFAAAIPHTSRTRKDSEVDGQDYHFISRSQFESDILCRKFVEHGEYEKAYYGTSVEAIRTVVNSGKICVLNLHPQSLKILRNSDLKPYVVFVAPPSLEKLRQKRIKNNESFKEEELKDIIEKAREMEDKYGHLFDMIIINTDTDRAYNQLLTEINSLEREPQWVPASWLIQ